In Microbulbifer sp. THAF38, the sequence CCGGTGGGTATGAAAGGAATATCACGGAAGAGCAACTGAGCAGGTTGCTCTTTCTGTATGTAAGTTCAGTTACGAAAAATCAATTTGGAGATAACCATGGCCCTGGAGCGTACCCTTTCTATCATTAAGCCGGACGCAGTAGCCAAGAATGTAATCGGTGAAATCGAGAGCCGTTTCGAGAAAGCTGGCCTGAGCATCGTTGCTATGAAGATGGCGCACCTGTCCCGCGAGAAAGCCGAAGGTTTTTACGCTGAGCACAAAGAGCGTCCTTTCTTCAAAGACCTGGTTGACTTCATGACTTCCGGTCCGGTTGTTGTACAGGTTCTGGAAGGCGAAAACGCTATCCTGGCTAACCGCGAGCTGATGGGCGCGACCAACCCGAAAGAAGCTGCTGCCGGCACCATCCGCGCCGACTTCGCTGAAAGCATCGACGCCAACGCCGTACACGGTTCCGACTCTGCAGAGTCAGCTGCCCGCGAAGTAAGCTACTTCTTCGCTGACGACGAAATCTGCCCGCGCGCTTAATTCGCGCCCTGAATCGCACCGGCCCGTCCGGACCGGTGCAACTCTTCCCCCGAGGTGAACTGAATGACCACAGAGAAAACCAACCTGCTCGGCCTTTCTGTCGAAAAGCTGGCCGCCTTTTTTGAATCATTGGGCGAGAAGCGCTTCCGCGCGGTTCAGGTTT encodes:
- the ndk gene encoding nucleoside-diphosphate kinase codes for the protein MALERTLSIIKPDAVAKNVIGEIESRFEKAGLSIVAMKMAHLSREKAEGFYAEHKERPFFKDLVDFMTSGPVVVQVLEGENAILANRELMGATNPKEAAAGTIRADFAESIDANAVHGSDSAESAAREVSYFFADDEICPRA